One Tenebrio molitor chromosome 2, icTenMoli1.1, whole genome shotgun sequence genomic region harbors:
- the LOC138124872 gene encoding uncharacterized protein isoform X1 has product MAAKAMIRNEDEIRFWLKSVLTEETLDDFSMNILGNSEKGDGYAGDVVFVRLTSAIAYSPKEYNLVLKCSKQSETLRKTTPIKEAFTNEIYVYNTVLPVFTQFQRKHGIENPFDSVPKFYGKFTDENTEVLVFENLKSVGYSLWNKKNPLTRKHINMVVEEYGKFHAISFAMQDQQPEKFQELHSELQDVFKQFMTSSSAFENMFSKCFDEVCDLLKGDLEDETLITWKNFRNQLNYIFSEMCQQPDVKKVILHGDCWNNNFMYKYSADNEIQPVKVAMLDWQISKYSSPILDLSYFLFVCISKEDIEDLDEILRLYHKSLSSHLQRMGADSKKLYPLDTFLKDWKKFGRFGALMSNLSFKVCATDSDEVIDFADAAENGGDVGAVFSYNVKDKTSYKNRARHVVKYVVENGLI; this is encoded by the exons ATGGCAGCAAAAGCAATGATTAGAAACGAAGATGAAATTCGTTTTTGGTTAAAAAGTGTTTTAACGGAAGAAACTCTCGATGATTTTTCCATGAATATACTGGGGAATTCTGAAAAAGGCGATGGATACGCTGGAGACGTAGTTTTCGTACGTTTGACCAGTGCTATTGCTTATTCTCCAAAGGAATACAATCTTGTGTTAAAATGTAGCAAACAAAGTGAAACCTTGAGAAAAACAACTCCAATCAAAGAAGCTTTTACTAACGAAATCTACGTGTACAACACAGTGTTGCCAGTTTTTACTCAGTTTCAACGCAAACATGGAATTGAGAATCCCTTTGATAGTGTTCCAAAGTTTTATGGCAAATTTACCGACGAAAATACGGAAGTTctagtttttgaaaatttgaagaGTGTTGGCTATTCTTTGTGGAATAAGAAGAATCCGTTAACGAGAAAACATATAAATATGGTTGTGGAGGAATATGGTAAATTTCATGCTATTTCCTTTGCGATGCAAGATCAGCAACCAGAAAAATTTCAAGAATTACATAGTGAATTGCAGGATGTTTTTAAGCAGTTTATGACATCGTCATCTGCTTTCGAAAAtatgttttcaaaatgttttgacGAGGTATGCGACTTGTTGAAAGGTGACCTCGAAGATGAAACTTTAATTACATGGAAAAACTTTAGAAATCAACTCAATTATATTTTCTCCGAAATGTGCCAACAACCGGACGTGAAAAAAGTAATTCTCCATGGAGACTGTTGGAATAACAATTTCATGTATAAATACTCT GCTGACAATGAAATTCAACCGGTTAAAGTAGCAATGTTGGACTGGCAAATATCAAAGTATTCCTCACCGATTCTTGATCTGTCATACTTCTTGTTCGTTTGCATATCCAAAGAAGACATAGAAGATTTAGATGAAATTTTACGACTCTATCACAAATCTTTATCATCGCATTTACAAAGAATGGGAGCTGATTCTAAGAAATTGTATCCACTGGACACCTTTTTAAAAGACTGGAAGAAATTCGGTAGATTTGGTGCTTTAATGAGTAATTTATCGTTCAAGGTTTGTGCAACAGATTCCGACGAAGTGATTGATTTCGCCGATGCTGCTGAAAATGGGGGAGATGTTGGTGCAGTGTTTTCGTACAATGTTAAAGACAAAACCAGTTATAAGAATAGAGCAAGACATGTTGTAAAATATGTGGTAGAAAATGGTCTTATCTAA
- the LOC138123879 gene encoding uncharacterized protein, with product MNENIEVLVFDNVKNAGYSLWNKKKPWTRKHINMVVEEYSKFHAVSFAMQDQHPEQFEELSSGLQEVFKMFLKSNGLDGMFMKCIDEVSDLLKGDLDDNILSTWKNFKSQIDYIFYDMCKEPDVKKVIIHGDCWNNNYMFKYAADDQILPVEVAILDWQTSNHSSPIIDLSYFLFACISKEDIEDLDEILRLYHKSLTSHLSKMGADSNLLYPMDTFLQDWKKYSRFGAALSSLVFKVSATESDEVIDFTETNKNGGDVSSPFSYDVKDKASYKNRARHVVKYVVENGLI from the exons ATGAACGAAAATATAGAGGTTCTAGTTTTTGATAATGTGAAAAATGCTGGTTATTCCTTGTGGAACAAGAAGAAGCCATGGACGAGAAAACATATAAATATGGTTGTCGAGGAATATAGTAAGTTTCATGCTGTTTCCTTTGCGATGCAAGACCAGCATCCAGAGCAATTCGAAGAATTAAGTAGCGGATTGCAGgaagtttttaaaatgtttttgaaatcaaATGGTTTAGACGGTATGTTTATGAAATGTATTGACGAGGTATCTGACTTGTTGAAAGGTGACCTCGATGACAATATTTTAAGCACATGGAAAAACTTTAAAAGCCAAATAGATTATATTTTCTATGACATGTGCAAAGAACCAGACGTGAAAAAAGTAATCATCCATGGAGACTGTTGGAATAATAATTACATGTTTAAGTACGCT GCTGACGACCAAATCCTGCCAGTAGAAGTAGCAATTTTGGACTGGCAAACATCAAATCATTCTTCACCGATTATCGATCTGTCATACTTTTTATTCGCTTGTATATCCAAAGAAGACATAGAAGATTTAGATGAGATTTTGCGACTTTACCACAAATCTTTAACGTCGCATTTAAGTAAAATGGGGGCTGATTCTAATTTGTTATATCCAATGGACACGTTTTTACAAGACTGGAAGAAATATAGTAGATTCGGTGCTGCACTGAGCAGTCTAGTGTTCAAAGTTTCTGCAACGGAATCAGATGAAGTGATTGATTTCAccgaaacaaacaaaaatgggGGGGATGTCAGTTCACCATTTTCGTACGATGTTAAAGACAAAGCCAGTTATAAGAATAGAGCAAGGCATGTAGTAAAGTATGTAGTAGAAAATGGTCTTATATAA
- the LOC138124876 gene encoding uncharacterized protein: protein MASQKSDIKSEIKSWLKVALKKENLKDIVVNEVGTSEKGDGYMGDIIFASVSGKTEDQSTKDYDLVLKCSKQSQALRENPQMILIYLNEILMYDHVFPTFLKFQQDKGIKDPFNSVPKCYGTFKGENIEVIVLENLKKNGYELWPKKKPLERKHIDFVIKQYGKFHAISAAMREQQPDKFEELVKRIEENMKGMAAGPMVSLFGGCIDETCELLKNELDENILSKWRSFKDQIETVVGTTYSEGFKVIIHGDCWNNNFMHKFENENTKEPLKVAMLDWQVSRYASPIADLSYFLFTCISKEDIEKLDEILSTYYSSFTNYLRNLGVEDPDVLYPFHKFLDEWKLYCKYGILMSSLLMKICSTEKDEVVDITESVDSGKDFFDTFSGGIRNTELYKKRMRHIIEYAVKHDLI from the exons ATGGCGTCTCAGAAAAGTGACATTAAGAGTGAAATAAAATCATGGCTGAAAGTagctttaaaaaaagaaaatttaaaagatattGTCGTCAATGAGGTAGGAACTTCAGAAAAAGGTGATGGTTACATGGGAGACATCATCTTTGCTTCTGTATCTGGAAAAACTGAAGACCAATCAACAAAAGACTACGACTTGGTTCTAAAATGCAGCAAACAAAGTCAAGCTCTACGTGAAAATCCTCAAATGATCCTAATATACTTGAACGAAATTTTGATGTACGATCATGTATTTCCCACTTTCCTCAAATTTCAACAAGATAAGGGGATCAAGGATCCTTTTAATAGTGTACCCAAATGCTACGGAACTTTCAAGGGAGAAAACATAGAAGTTATCGTTCttgaaaatttgaagaaaaacggATACGAATTGTGGCCGAAAAAGAAACCACTAGAAAGAAAACATATTGACTTCGTAATAAAACAGTATGGGAAATTCCATGCCATTTCAGCTGCAATGAGAGAACAACAACCGGACAAATTTGAAGAATTAGTCAAAAGAATAGAAGAAAATATGAAAGGCATGGCGGCTGGTCCCATGGTCTCTCTTTTCGGAGGATGTATAGATGAGACTTGTGAgctattaaaaaatgaactcgATGAAAATATTCTCTCAAAATGGAGAAGCTTCAAagatcaaattgaaactgtagTTGGTACCACATACAGCGAAGGATTCAAAGTAATAATTCATGGTGACTGTTggaataacaattttatgcaCAAATTTGAA AATGAAAACACCAAGGAACCTTTGAAAGTTGCTATGTTAGACTGGCAAGTATCTCGTTATGCGTCACCGATAGCTGATCTCTCATATTTCTTGTTTACCTGTATATCCAAAGAGGATATTGAAAAGTTGGATGagattttaagtacttactacTCGAGTTTTACTAATTACTTACGTAATTTAGGAGTAGAAGATCCGGATGTTTTATACCCCTTTCATAAGTTTTTAGATGAATGGAAACTTTACTGTAAATATGGTATCCTGATGAGTAGTTTACTCATGAAAATATGTTCCACTGAAAAAGATGAAGTTGTTGATATAACCGAATCTGTTGACAGTGGCAAAGattttttcgacacattttCAGGAGGGATTAGGAATACAGAACTTTACAAAAAGAGAATGCGTCATATTATTGAATATGCTGTCAAGCATgacttaatttaa
- the LOC138124872 gene encoding uncharacterized protein isoform X2, whose amino-acid sequence MAGKAMIRNEDEIRFWLQSVLTEENLDDFSVNILGNSEKGDGYAGDIVFVRLTSAIAHSPKEYNLVLKCSKRSETLRKTTPIKEAFTNEIYVYNTVMPVFTQFQRKHGIENPFDSVPKYYGKFTDENTEVLVFENLKSVGYSLWNKKNPLTRKHINMVVEEYGKFHAISFAMQDQQPEKLQELHSELQDVFKQFMTSSAFENMFSKGFDEVCDLLKGDLKDETLITWKNFRNQLNYIFSEMCQQPDVKKVILHGDCWSNNFMYKHAADNEILPVKVAMLDWQVSKYSSPILDLSYFLFACISKEDIEDLDEILRLYHKSLSSHLQRMGADSKKLYPLDIFLKDWKKFSRFGASMSSLLFKVCATDSDEVIDFADAVENGGDVGAVFSYDVKDKTSYKNRARHVVKYVVENGLI is encoded by the exons ATGGCAGGAAAAGCAATGATTAGAAACGAAGATGAAATTCGTTTTTGGTTACAAAGTGTTTTAACGGAAGAAAACCTCGATGATTTTTCCGTGAATATACTGGGGAATTCAGAAAAAGGCGATGGATACGCTGGAGACATAGTTTTCGTACGTTTGACCAGTGCTATTGCTCATTCTCCAAAGGAATACAATCTTGTGTTAAAATGTAGCAAACGAAGTGAAACCTTGAGAAAAACAACTCCAATCAAAGAAGCTTTTACTAATGAAATCTACGTGTACAACACAGTGATGCCAGTTTTTACTCAGTTTCAACGCAAACATGGAATTGAGAATCCCTTTGATAGTGTTCCAAAGTATTATGGCAAATTTACTGACGAAAATACAGAAGTTctagtttttgaaaatttgaagaGTGTTGGCTATTCTTTGTGGAATAAGAAGAATCCGTTAACGAGAAAACATATAAATATGGTTGTGGAGGAATATGGTAAATTTCATGCTATTTCCTTTGCGATGCAAGATCAGCAACcagaaaaattacaagaatTACATAGTGAATTGCAGGATGTTTTTAAGCAGTTTATGACATCATCTGCTTTCGAAAATATGTTTTCAAAAGGTTTTGACGAGGTATGCGACTTGTTGAAAGGTGACCTCAAAGATGAAACTTTAATTACATGGAAAAACTTTAGAAATCAACTCAATTATATTTTCTCCGAAATGTGCCAACAACCGGACGTGAAAAAAGTAATCCTCCATGGAGACTGTTGGAGTAACAATTTCATGTATAAACACGCG GCTGACAATGAAATTCTACCGGTTAAAGTAGCAATGTTGGACTGGCAAGTATCAAAGTATTCCTCACCAATTCTTGATCTGTCATACTTCTTGTTCGCTTGCATATCCAAAGAAGACATAGAAGATTTAGATGAAATTTTACGACTCTATCACAAATCTTTATCATCGCATTTACAAAGAATGGGAGCTGATTCTAAGAAATTGTATCCACTGGACATCTTTTTAAAAGACTGGAAGAAATTCAGTAGATTTGGTGCTTCAATGAGTAGTTTGTTGTTCAAGGTTTGTGCAACAGATTCCGACGAAGTGATTGATTTCGCCGATGCTGTTGAAAATGGGGGAGATGTTGGTGCAGTGTTTTCGTACGATGTTAAAGACAAAACCAGTTATAAGAATAGAGCAAGACATGTTGTAAAATATGTGGTAGAAAATGGTCTTATCTAA